TTGAGGGCGAACCAGTCCATCTGGACCAGGAGCATGGACATCGAGGCGGCCGCGATGACGGCGCGATCGCGGCCGGAGAACAGCCGGCGGTCGGGCGACACGGTTTCCGCCTTGCCCACGCTCATCGACACGTCCCGTCGGGAGCCCCACCACCCCACCCCAACCAGCATGCGCCCACCCGTGGCACCGGGCACCCTGCGGGGACGGCCGCGCCGACGCCACCCAGGCGGCTTCGCTCGGATCCCGCGGGCCCGGCGCTCGCGCCGACCGGCCCGGTAGGCGTCCGGCCCGTGACCAACTCGCATCCGAGCGCAGCTGGTTGACGCGACGTGCGGCCGGCGCGGCGCTGCGCCGCCGTATGTTGCGGCGCTACTGGCGCGAGGGCGGTCCGGGGCTCGTGAGCAAGGAGGACGGTTGGGTGAGCCCGGCGTACTTCGTCGTCACCAACGGGGTTGTCCGAGTCCTCTGTTGGCCGTCGGAGTACGTACTCCGACGGCTTCGTTCCGGCTGAGCCGGGCCCTCGACGGGACGCGGTGGGACGGGCCGGGAAACATCCGCACGGCGTGCGGATGCCGGAGGGGCGGTGGGCCTCTCCGGCGTCTGCTGTGTGGGGCTGTGGGGCTGTGGGGGGTGGTGTGGTGTGGGGTGGTCACTTGCCGAGCTTGGCCTTGAGGTCCTTCTTGACCTGGGCCTTGATGTTCTGCTTGTTGACCTTGCCGCCGGTTCCGGTGCCGTCGCCGCCTACGGCGGTGGCGTCGCCGGTGTTGACGGCGTCGGCGCTGGCGTTGCCGCCGGTGGCGTTGCCGGTGGTGATGACGCACTTGCCCTTGCAGCTGCCGACTCCGGTGCTGGCGTTGCCGCCGGTGGCGGTTCCGCCGACGGTGGTGTTTTCGGCGTTGGCGTCGCCGCCGGTGCCGATGCCGTCTGCGCTGTCCTGGGGGAGGGTGATGGTCTGCGGGGCGGTGGTGGGTGCGGCCATGGCGGTGGCGGGGAGGGCGATGCCGCCGCCGAGGAGGGCGAGGGAGGCTCCGGCGAGGACGATGCGGCGGGTCGGGAAACGCTCGAACATGGCAATGCTCCATTCGGCAACGGATAAGGGTTTTGGTGTGTCGCCCGTGGGTTTGGCCGGGGGTTTTGGTTGGCCTTTTGTTTTCCGGGGTTTCCCGGTGGGGGCGTACTTCCAATAAACCGTGTGGGGGCGTGTGCGTCACGCCACTCGAATACGTGGCTTGACGCCGGGTGCCGATCTTGATAAAAGCCCGACCGCGCGGATACCGTTCCGCAAGGCGGCGTGCGATGGATCGCCTTACGGATGGCGGGAGCCGACCGGCATGAACGCACATGTCCCGTCTCGCCGGACACCCACGGACGGAAGGCTGGGCCATGCGGAAACTGATCTACGGCATGAACCTGACCCTGGACGGCTACATCGCCGCGGCCGGCGACGACATCGGCTGGAGCGGACCGCCGAGCGACGAGCTGTTCCAGTGGTGGCTCGACCACGAGCAGGCGAGTGGCCTGTCGCTGTATGGGCGCAAGCTGTGGGAGACGATGAGCTCCTACTGGCCGACCGGCGACCAGCAGCCGGGCGCCACCCCGGCGGAGATCGAGTTCGCGCGGAACTGGCGGGACACGCCGAAGGTGGTGTTCTCCTCGACGATCGACAAGGTCGACTGGAACACCCGCCTGGTCACCGGCGACGCGATCGCCGAGATCACCCGGCTCAAGGCCGAGGACGGCGGCCCCATGAGCATCGGCGGCGCGACGCTCGCCGGGGCGGCCATGCGCGCCGGGCTGATCGACGAGTACGCGATCGCCGCCCATCCGGTCCTGGTGGGCAGCGGCACGCCGTTCTTCGCCGGGCTGGACAGCTGGGTGAACCTGAACCTGGTGGAGACGCGGACGTTTCCCGGCGGCGTGGTCCTGACCAGGTACGAGACGAGGCGCTGACCAGCAGCACCCACGCGCTGGTCTCAGGGTGATGCCGTATACGACAAGTGGGACGGCGGGACTGCGGCATCTCACTCGACATTGCCTCTTCGCAGGTCAGGGCGTCGCCTGGCGGCAAGACCGCATGAGGCGGGACAGGACACCTTGGCGGCACAGCGGTGCGAGGTGTCCGCGTACGACCTGTGCGCGCAGGGCTGCCGAGGCGCGTCGAGAGGCGTCGGCCCTGCTCAGCCGGTAGAACGGGCGGCGGCCGGGGACCGCCTCTACGGGGCGGGCCGGGCGCGGGCGTCGCGGCGGCGCAGCCTGGTTGTGCTGCGTGCGCCGTCAGCCTGCGGGGAGCCGCGGCTGCATCGTCTTCAGCCCGTCGAGGGTGAGGTCGAGGAGGCGCTCGGCCTGGTCGCGCTGCTCGGGCCGGGCCGAGGTGAGGGCGATGCCGGCCAGGATGGCGAACACGTCGGTCGGGCGGATGTCGGACCGCAGCGCGCCGACGTCGGTACCGGCTTCCATGAGGGTCGTGATCGCGGTCTGGATCATCTCGCGGCTGCGGCCGTAGGGGTCGCTTCCCGAGGCGACGACGGCTCGTAGCGCGTCGGCCATGCCGAGTTTGGCCGTGGCGTAGTCGATGAACCGGCCCATCCATGCGCGCAGGGCGTCCGGTGGCGGGAGGGTCGCCAGGAGGCAGGGAACCGCCTCGCACAGCCGCGCCACTTCGTTGCGGTAGGCCGCCTCGATCAAGGTCTCCCGGGTCGGGAAGTTGCGGTAGAGGGTTCCGGTTCCCACCCCCGCCTCTTTGGCGATGCGTTCGTAGTGGGCATCCAGCCCCTCGTCGGTGAACACGCGCACCGCGGCAGCCAGGATCTTGTCCCGGTTGCGCTGCGCGTCGGCCCTCAGTGGGCGTCCCGTATCCGGTGCCATCGCCTGTCTGCTCCCTCGCCGCCGGTTGCTAAGTGGAGGCGCCTCCATTTATCGTTCCTGATAACCGGCGGCGCCTCCACTTCCACTCTAGGTCAGACGCCGCCCTCACCCCTCCTCCGGAAGGACCGGTCATGCCGGGAATCGAAGGCAAGGTCATCGCGATCACGGGCGCCAGCAGCGGGATCGGCGAGGCGACCGCGCTGCTCCTCGCCGAACGCGGCGCGAAAGTGGTGCTCGGGGCGCGCCGCCCTGAACGCCTCCAGGCGCTGGCCGCCCGTATCGAGCAGGCCGGCGGCCAGGCCGTCCACATGCGCACGGACGTCAAGCGCCGCGAGGACCTGGCCGGCCTGGTCGGGCTGGCGCGCGACCGCTACGGCAAGCTCGACGTCCTGGTCAGCAACGCCGGGATCGGCCTGATTTCCCCGCTCGACGACCTTCGCGTCGAGGACTGGGAGGAGATGATCGACGTCAACCTCAAGGGCGTCCTGTACGGGATCGCCGCGGCGCTGCCGGTCTTCCGGGAACAGGGCTTCGGGCACTTCGTCAACACCGTCTCCACGGCCGGACTGCGCATCGTGCCGCTCCAGGCGGTGTACGCCGGCACCAAGAACGCCGTCCGCACCATTTCCGAGGGTCTGCGGCAGGAGGCCGGGGACAGCGTGCGCGTCACCGTCGTCTCGCCAGGGGTCACGCGTACGGAGTTCGCGGACTCCATGGCGCCGGAGATGCAGGCCCAGGTCCGCGACCGCATGGACAGGATGGCGATCCCGCCGGAAGCAGTCGCCCGCGCCATCGCCTTCGCCATCGAACAGCCGGCCGGTGTCGACGTGGGCGACATCGTCGTCCGCCCCACAGCCCAGAACTAAGGGATGTCCATCTGCAGCACGCACCGCCGTCCCTCGCCGGCGTCTGCGGGCGGCAGCTGAACCGGGGTGACATGCGTGCCGAATCGTGCCGTGCCACCCTGTTCACATCCCCCGGGGGCAGATGACAGCCGCGACGAACGGAGCGCGCTGTGGGAAATCCGATCCGTGTCAGGGCGCTGCGGCGCCGGGCGGCCGCCGGCTTCGCCGCCCTGTTGTTCCTGGCCCTCGCCTCGGGTACAAGTGCCCGCGCGGCCCCGTCACCCTCCCCGGCACCACCCCCGTCCCCGTCGCCGTGGCCCTCCGGCGTGGGAGATCCGGGCCGGCTCGACCCGCGCATCACGGAGATCATGCGCAAACCGGAGTACCGCCATGCCCAGTGGGGACTCCTGCAGACCGAACCGGCCGACGGGCGGGTGCTGCACAGCCTGTTCCCCGGGCAGTTCTTCATCCCCGGCTCCACGGCGAAACTGTTCGCCGTCTCCGGCACATGGCGCACCGTCGGCACGGACCACCGCTTCGTGACCCCCGTCTACGCGGTCGGGGAGCGGACCGGGGCCACGCTGACCGGGGACCTCGATCTCGTCGCCCAGGGCGATCTCACCATGGGCGGCAGGACGCGCCCCGACGGCACGGTCGCCTACACCGATCTCGACCACACCTACGCCAACGACTTCCCCGGCGCGACCCTCACCCCGGAGAACCCCCTCGCCGGGATCGACCAGCTCGCCCGGCAGGTCCGCGACTCGGGCATCACCCGCGTCGACGGCGACGTGATCGTCGACAGTCGGCTCTTCGCCCCCGACCCGGTCCTGGACCCCACCCCGACCCCCCTGATCATCAACGACAACCTGATCGACCTGCTGACCAAGCCCGGCGACCGGGCGGGCGCCGACGCCCGGCTGGACTGGCGGCCGAAGGTCGCGCCGTACCAGGTCACCTCCACGGTGAAGACCGTCGCGGCCGGGGAGCCGACGAACATCACGGTGACGACCACCGGCGGCGGCACCCGGATCAGCCTGTCCGGCACGATCGCGGCGGACTCCGAGCCGCTGCTGCGGACCTCGCCCATCACGGACCCGGCCGTGTTCGGCCGTACCGCGCTGATCGAGGCGCTCGCGCGGGCCGGGGTGGAAGTCTCCGCCGGCGCGACCGCCCCCAACCCGCTCGCACGGCTGCCCCACGACTACGACGGCCGCCCTCGGGTGGCCGCGTACACCTCACCGCCGTACGACCAGTACGCCAAGCTGATCCTCAAGGTCAGCCACAACCTGGGCGCGAACCTCGGGATCTGCCTGATGGCCGTCACGGACGGCAGCAACCAGTGCGAGGAAGGCTTCCCGGTGCTCGCCGCGTTCCTGGACCGGGCGGGCGTCGACCGCAAGCAGGCGGAACTCATGGACGGCCGCGGCGGCAACCCCGCCGACCGGGCCACGCCGCAGGCACTCGTACAGATGCTGGCGTACTGGCAGCGCACACCGGACGCGCAGCGCTTCCGGGAGGCCCTGCCGATCCTCGGCGTCGACGGTCTGCTGGCCGAGAACTGCCGCAGCTGTCCGGCGCGCGGGAAGGTGTTCGGGAAGACCGGCGCGGCCGTCGGAGGGGACTCCCTCAACGACCGGCTCGCCGTCGGCGCCATCACCATCGCCGGCTACCTCGACAAGGGCGGCGGCCGGTTCGACACCTTCTACGCGGGCGTCAACGGCGCGTCCACGCCGACGGCCGACCCCGCGGGTGTCCTGGCCATCGCCAACGACCTCGCTCTGATCGCCGCCTACCTCCAGGAGTCGCCCTGACCGGGGCCGCGGCCGTGGCCGCTCGGAGTCAGTCGGCTGCCGGGGGCTGCGGGGCGTCGGCCGGTGCGTAGAGCAGGTGCATCACGCCGGTCGTGAAGGTTTCGGACTTGAGCAGCTCCAGCGGGTACGGGCCCTCGCCTTCCGCGAACAGCCGCAGGCCCTCGCCGAGGACGATCGGGTGCACCAGCAGCCGCAGCTCGTCGAGCAGGCCGGCGGCCAGGAGTTGGCGGACGAGGGAGACGGAGCCGGTGACGGCGATGGGCCTGTCGCTGTCCTCGGCCTTCAGCGCCTTCACGCCGTCGAGGAAGTCTCCTTCGAGCTGCTCGGAGTTGCGCCACGTGAATTCGAGGGCGTGGCTCGAGACGACGACCTTGCGCGTGTCGCCGAAGTCCTTGGCCAGCCCCGCATCCTCGCCGCCGGCGCGCTCGCGCTCGGGCCATGCCTCGGCGAAGGCTTCGTACGTCGTGCGGCCGAACAGGAAGGTGTCGCTGGACTGGATGTCGCCCATGACAGCGGCGCCCATCTGGTCGTTGTAGTACGGGAAGTGCCAGGTCTGGGGCTCGGCGACGACGCCGTCGAGGGAGATGAACAGGCCGGCGGTGATCTTGCGCATGGGGGTCTCCCTGGATTGTCGAGCGGCGGTTCGGTTGGCGCTCTCCTGGGGTAGACGGACCGGAACCGCGAAACTCATCGCTCGGATCGCTCGAATGGCCCGATCGGCCGCCCACGCGCACGCTGGAGGGGTGAAGACCGAGGCGCCCGCCACGGCCCGCGGTGTCGTCGCCGGATTCCTCGAGAATCCCGTCGTCGGCATGGCGCCGTGGATCATCTTCTCGCTCCTGGTCGGTCCCGGCAGGTTCGAGATCGCCGTCGTGCTCGCCCTGGCGGCGACGATCGTGCTGGTGGCGGCCGGGCGGATCATCAACAAGGGCAGCACCTGGAAGCTGCTGGAGATCGCCGACCTCGTCTTCTTCGCCGTCATGGCCGTCATCGGCGCCCTCGCGAGCGACGGCACCCGCCGCTGGCTGGAGACGTACGCCGGTGAGGTCTCCAACATCGCCCTCGTCCTGATCGCCTTCGGGTCCATGGCGGTGCGCGTTCCGTTCACCCTCCAGTACGCCCGGGAGCAGGTCGATCCGGAGTACTGGCACACGCCCACGTTCCTGCGGACCAACTACTACATCACCGGCGTGTGGGGGTTGGCGTTCCTGGTCGCCGCCGCGGCGGGCGCGTACGGCGACCTCGTGCTGCACAATCCGAACAACATCTGGACCGGATGGATCATCCAGATCCTGGCCATCGTGGCGGCGCTGCGTTTCACCGCCTGGTACCCGGACGTCGCCCGCGCCCGGGCGCTGCGCGCGGCGGGCCGGCCAGGGCCGGAGCCGCCGCACCTGGCCGGGATGTTCCTGCCGCTGGCCGGGCTGCTCGTGCCCATCGGGATCGCCGTCCTGATCTTCGACGACAACGTGTGGTGGCTGGGCGTGGCCCTGATCGTGGGCGGCAGCCTGCTCACGAAGGCCCTGACGGCCCGCAACTGACCCCGACCGCAGGGTGCGTCATGCGGACAGCTCCCGTTCGGCAACGGCCCGGAAACCGTTGGGCGGGCGGCCGGTGAGGCGCTGGACGGTGTCGGTGGTGCGGTCCTCGGCTCCCTCGGCGATGGCCCGGTCCATCCCGGCCAGCATCGCGGCGAACTCCACGGGTATGACCTCGGCCAGCCGGTCGCGCAGGGCGTCGTGGGTCAGGTGGCGGTGGACCACCGCACGGCCGGTGACGTCCGTGAGCAGCGCGGCGATGTCGTCGTGGCTGAGTGCCTCCGGCCCGGTGAGGACCAGGTCGGCGTTGGGGGCGCGGTCGTCGGTGAGGGCCCGTACGGCGACGGCGGCGATGTCGTCGGCATCGACGAAGCCGACCCGGCCCGGGCCCGCCGCGGTCCGGATGGCGCCGTCGCTCCGGATGCTGTCGGCGTGGGCGTGCGTGCCCGTGAAGTTCTGCATGAACCAGGAGGGCCGCAGGACCGCCCATTCGTCGAACAGGCCGGGCAGGGCCCGGTGTACCTGTCCCACCGCAGGGCCGCCCTCGGTGATGGCCGAGGAGCTGAGCAGTACGGCGCGGCGTACGCCGGCGGCCCGGGCACGTTCGAGGAAGGGCAGCATGACCGCGGCAGGGTCCGGGTCTCCGACGGGCGGGACGAGGTAGACGCGGTCGGTGTCACGCAGGGCATCGCCGAAGCCGGCGGGGTCGTACCAGTCGAAGCGGACCGGCTCGGCGCCCGCGAGCGGGGTGCCGCGACGGCTCGCGGCCTTGACGCGCCGACCGGCGGCGACCAGTCGTGCGGCGGTGCGGCCGCCGGTGGTGCCGGTGGCGCCGATGACCAGGGTGGCGGGTGTGGTGGTCATCGGACGCCGCCCGAGGCGAAACCGATGCCGGGTTCCTGGACGGCGAGCGGGTTCCAGTAGTCGCGGTAGGACGTGAACCGCCCGTCCTGCACTGTCACGACGGCGATGTACGTCATGTCGAAGGGGCTTCCGGTGGCGACCACACGGCCCACGCCGCGCATCTCGACCACGATGGTCCCCGGGTCGGTGGTCTCGTGGATCCGCAGCTCGGGGAAGTCGTGCAGGTCGATGTGGTCGGGGTAGTCGCGCATGTAGGCGGCGATGGCCTCCCGCCCCTCCAGCTGCCCGGGCCAGCCCGGGGGAGCGAAGGGGAACTCCATGGAGCCGTGCTCGGCCCACAGGCCCACCCAGGAGGCGATGTCCTTGTCCAGGAGCACGCGCAGGCCGTGGCGGTACAGATCCGCCGGGGGTGAGGTGATTGCGGGCATGGGGGTTCTCCGTCCCGTACGATACGGACCAGCGGTCCGCTTCTCCCCGAGAAAGATACGGACCGCCGGTCCGTATTGCAACCGGAGGGCGGAACCCCATGACCGAACGCAAGCCGCGCAAGGATGCGGTCCGTAACCGGGCGGCCGTCTTCGCCGCCGCCGACGCCCTTTTCGCCGGCTGCGGGAGCCCCGAAGAAGTGACCATGGCCGACATTGCGACGGCGGCCGGCGTCGGCAAGGCAACGCTCTTCCGCGCCTTCGGTGATCGCACCGGGCTGATCCACGCCCTGTACCAGGCGCGGCTCGAACCGGTGTGGAGCGCCGTGGAGCAGGGACCGCCGCCGCTGGGGCCCGCGACCCCGCCGCTGCAGCGCGTACCGGCACTCCTCGACGCCGTCCTGTGCTTCAAGCTCGACAACCGCCACCTCGCGCTGGCCCTGGAGGGAACAGGCACGGGCAGCCCGTACGGGACGGAGCACTACGAGCGCTGGCACGCCTTGCTCCGGGACCTGCTGCAGGGCGTCCCGGGTCTGGCCGACAGCGGCTTCACCGCCCACGCGCTGCTCGCCGCGACCCGAGCCGACCTGGTCGCGTACCTGGCGGGTGAGAAGGACGCGCACCGTGAGCAGATGCGGGATCAGCTGGCGAGGTTCACCACCGCCGTCCTCGGTGCCCGCGCCGGCAACGGCGCGTCGGAGCCGGTCGCGATCAGGTGAAAGACCACCGTTCAGAGCCGCTGGTTGCCTGGGGCGGCCCTCGGCTGAACGGTGCGGCACGCCGCTGTCGACGGAATACGGAGAGCCGGGGGCGGGGCGATTCATCATGGGTGCATGAAGATCGTTGTCCTGTGCGGCGGGGAGAGCCCGGAGCGGGACGTCTCGCTGGAATCCGGCCTGGCGGTGGCCGTGGCGCTGGTGGAGCTCGGGCACGAGGTCCAAGTGGTCGATCCTGCCGCAGCAGAACCCGTACGGGTCGGCCCCACGGCGATCGAGAGCGAGCTGCCCCGTACGGCCGTGGAACTTCGAGGGCCGGAGCTGGACGAGGGCAAGAGGCGGGAACTCATGCTCGCTGCCCTCACCACGGGGCCGGTGCTCCCGTTGCTCCGCGACGCCGATCTGGTCTTTCCGGCTCTGCACGGCGGATGGGGCGGTGACGGACACGTCCAGGCGCTGCTCGAGATGGCAGGGGTCCCCTTCGCCGGCGCGCCCAGCGCCCAGTGCAGCCTGGCATGGGACAAGCGGCGCACCTTGGCGCTCCTGCGGGAGGCGGGCGTCACCGTCACCGACAGTGTCCGCCTCACGGCGGGGTCGGATCGGCCGATGCCGCAGCAGGTGTCGCAGTGGCTGGCCCAGGGGCCGGTGGTGGTCAAGTCCAACACCGGCACCTCCCACCTGGAGCTGCGCGTGGCCGACGATGCCGACGGGCTGGCCCGGGCCTGCTCGGTCGCGCCGGC
The Streptomyces sp. NBC_01296 DNA segment above includes these coding regions:
- a CDS encoding dihydrofolate reductase family protein is translated as MRKLIYGMNLTLDGYIAAAGDDIGWSGPPSDELFQWWLDHEQASGLSLYGRKLWETMSSYWPTGDQQPGATPAEIEFARNWRDTPKVVFSSTIDKVDWNTRLVTGDAIAEITRLKAEDGGPMSIGGATLAGAAMRAGLIDEYAIAAHPVLVGSGTPFFAGLDSWVNLNLVETRTFPGGVVLTRYETRR
- a CDS encoding TetR/AcrR family transcriptional regulator, producing MAPDTGRPLRADAQRNRDKILAAAVRVFTDEGLDAHYERIAKEAGVGTGTLYRNFPTRETLIEAAYRNEVARLCEAVPCLLATLPPPDALRAWMGRFIDYATAKLGMADALRAVVASGSDPYGRSREMIQTAITTLMEAGTDVGALRSDIRPTDVFAILAGIALTSARPEQRDQAERLLDLTLDGLKTMQPRLPAG
- a CDS encoding SDR family oxidoreductase; its protein translation is MPGIEGKVIAITGASSGIGEATALLLAERGAKVVLGARRPERLQALAARIEQAGGQAVHMRTDVKRREDLAGLVGLARDRYGKLDVLVSNAGIGLISPLDDLRVEDWEEMIDVNLKGVLYGIAAALPVFREQGFGHFVNTVSTAGLRIVPLQAVYAGTKNAVRTISEGLRQEAGDSVRVTVVSPGVTRTEFADSMAPEMQAQVRDRMDRMAIPPEAVARAIAFAIEQPAGVDVGDIVVRPTAQN
- the dacB gene encoding D-alanyl-D-alanine carboxypeptidase/D-alanyl-D-alanine endopeptidase, which gives rise to MGNPIRVRALRRRAAAGFAALLFLALASGTSARAAPSPSPAPPPSPSPWPSGVGDPGRLDPRITEIMRKPEYRHAQWGLLQTEPADGRVLHSLFPGQFFIPGSTAKLFAVSGTWRTVGTDHRFVTPVYAVGERTGATLTGDLDLVAQGDLTMGGRTRPDGTVAYTDLDHTYANDFPGATLTPENPLAGIDQLARQVRDSGITRVDGDVIVDSRLFAPDPVLDPTPTPLIINDNLIDLLTKPGDRAGADARLDWRPKVAPYQVTSTVKTVAAGEPTNITVTTTGGGTRISLSGTIAADSEPLLRTSPITDPAVFGRTALIEALARAGVEVSAGATAPNPLARLPHDYDGRPRVAAYTSPPYDQYAKLILKVSHNLGANLGICLMAVTDGSNQCEEGFPVLAAFLDRAGVDRKQAELMDGRGGNPADRATPQALVQMLAYWQRTPDAQRFREALPILGVDGLLAENCRSCPARGKVFGKTGAAVGGDSLNDRLAVGAITIAGYLDKGGGRFDTFYAGVNGASTPTADPAGVLAIANDLALIAAYLQESP
- a CDS encoding dihydrofolate reductase family protein, translating into MRKITAGLFISLDGVVAEPQTWHFPYYNDQMGAAVMGDIQSSDTFLFGRTTYEAFAEAWPERERAGGEDAGLAKDFGDTRKVVVSSHALEFTWRNSEQLEGDFLDGVKALKAEDSDRPIAVTGSVSLVRQLLAAGLLDELRLLVHPIVLGEGLRLFAEGEGPYPLELLKSETFTTGVMHLLYAPADAPQPPAAD
- a CDS encoding NmrA family NAD(P)-binding protein, which gives rise to MTTTPATLVIGATGTTGGRTAARLVAAGRRVKAASRRGTPLAGAEPVRFDWYDPAGFGDALRDTDRVYLVPPVGDPDPAAVMLPFLERARAAGVRRAVLLSSSAITEGGPAVGQVHRALPGLFDEWAVLRPSWFMQNFTGTHAHADSIRSDGAIRTAAGPGRVGFVDADDIAAVAVRALTDDRAPNADLVLTGPEALSHDDIAALLTDVTGRAVVHRHLTHDALRDRLAEVIPVEFAAMLAGMDRAIAEGAEDRTTDTVQRLTGRPPNGFRAVAERELSA
- a CDS encoding nuclear transport factor 2 family protein produces the protein MPAITSPPADLYRHGLRVLLDKDIASWVGLWAEHGSMEFPFAPPGWPGQLEGREAIAAYMRDYPDHIDLHDFPELRIHETTDPGTIVVEMRGVGRVVATGSPFDMTYIAVVTVQDGRFTSYRDYWNPLAVQEPGIGFASGGVR
- a CDS encoding TetR/AcrR family transcriptional regulator, with the translated sequence MTERKPRKDAVRNRAAVFAAADALFAGCGSPEEVTMADIATAAGVGKATLFRAFGDRTGLIHALYQARLEPVWSAVEQGPPPLGPATPPLQRVPALLDAVLCFKLDNRHLALALEGTGTGSPYGTEHYERWHALLRDLLQGVPGLADSGFTAHALLAATRADLVAYLAGEKDAHREQMRDQLARFTTAVLGARAGNGASEPVAIR
- a CDS encoding D-alanine--D-alanine ligase family protein → MKIVVLCGGESPERDVSLESGLAVAVALVELGHEVQVVDPAAAEPVRVGPTAIESELPRTAVELRGPELDEGKRRELMLAALTTGPVLPLLRDADLVFPALHGGWGGDGHVQALLEMAGVPFAGAPSAQCSLAWDKRRTLALLREAGVTVTDSVRLTAGSDRPMPQQVSQWLAQGPVVVKSNTGTSHLELRVADDADGLARACSVAPAGEELIATPFLPGREFTVSVIEDGVLPVVEIEYAGRLFDYETKSHPQTARCHCPVDLPYDLDEGLREQAMRAHRALGLGAKDYSRVDFRCDGRGVPHCLEVNACPGLRPLSGLGAAAAGAGWSYRELVGRVVALRAPVGVPALAG